One window from the genome of Pseudonocardia hierapolitana encodes:
- a CDS encoding wax ester/triacylglycerol synthase domain-containing protein — translation MSGDDLELHWLRLADLANLWAESSDAPSHIALLGEFDAAPLRGVACRLDVERVRADLARRVRRAPELGRRIHWTRSGEGRPVWVSDPAFDPLDHIGATTLPTGADSAAWSADRIVRRLDPARPLWRIEIVDALPDGRFGLLIVLHHVVADGLTGVAIVGRLLDAFPDATVDATPAPSAGPALTHRALVTDARRTRRRAVAAALRGVPRLPAALRRTARQVRDAAGDIRETAPATSLPRRVGTGRRLAVARFPLAELRAGGRAVGATVNDVLLSAVSTGLRELLLARGKSVDGLTLRASMPVGATGAGQTAAMLLLGLPVGDPDPRQRLVTITATTTRLKARQRAGGGDVFDVLHLPEPLARAAVRWMRRHAARHINLFVTNVPGPPQPLWLAGARLLEALPVAPLAADIPVAIAALSYAGTLTVAVNANAGVSDIDVLAEGIECALAWSAEVTGHPELTSPSRPARTFDPFRSPRQGGSSRVGWTERGQQ, via the coding sequence ATGTCGGGCGACGACCTGGAACTGCACTGGCTGCGACTCGCCGATCTCGCGAACCTGTGGGCGGAGAGCAGCGACGCGCCGTCCCATATCGCGCTGCTCGGCGAGTTCGATGCGGCGCCGCTGCGCGGCGTGGCCTGCCGCCTCGACGTCGAGCGGGTGCGTGCGGACTTGGCCCGCCGGGTGCGGCGCGCGCCGGAGCTGGGCCGGCGCATCCACTGGACCCGCTCCGGCGAGGGCCGGCCGGTCTGGGTGTCCGACCCGGCGTTCGACCCCCTCGACCACATCGGGGCCACGACTCTGCCCACGGGCGCTGACTCCGCGGCCTGGAGCGCCGACCGGATCGTGCGGCGGCTGGACCCGGCTCGGCCACTCTGGCGCATCGAGATCGTCGACGCTCTTCCCGACGGGCGCTTCGGCCTGCTGATCGTGCTCCACCACGTGGTCGCCGACGGGCTCACCGGTGTAGCGATCGTCGGCCGCCTGCTCGACGCCTTCCCGGACGCGACGGTCGACGCTACGCCCGCGCCCTCGGCAGGCCCGGCCCTCACACACCGGGCGCTCGTGACGGACGCCCGCCGAACTCGGCGCCGAGCCGTCGCCGCGGCGCTGCGAGGCGTCCCCCGGCTCCCCGCGGCACTGCGTCGGACCGCGCGGCAGGTCCGCGATGCGGCGGGCGACATCCGCGAGACCGCACCGGCCACCTCGCTCCCGCGGCGCGTCGGCACCGGCCGGCGCTTGGCCGTCGCCCGGTTCCCCCTCGCCGAGCTACGCGCGGGCGGGCGCGCGGTCGGCGCCACCGTGAACGACGTGCTGCTGAGCGCCGTCAGCACTGGGTTGCGCGAGCTACTCCTCGCCCGCGGCAAGAGCGTCGACGGGCTCACACTGCGCGCCTCCATGCCCGTCGGCGCCACGGGCGCCGGGCAGACCGCCGCGATGCTGCTCCTCGGCCTGCCCGTCGGTGACCCCGACCCGCGCCAGCGCCTGGTGACGATCACGGCGACAACGACCAGGCTGAAGGCCCGGCAGCGCGCCGGCGGCGGCGACGTGTTCGACGTCCTGCACCTCCCGGAACCCCTGGCGCGCGCCGCGGTGCGCTGGATGCGTCGCCACGCCGCCCGGCACATCAACCTCTTCGTGACGAACGTGCCCGGGCCGCCGCAGCCGCTATGGCTCGCCGGCGCCCGGTTGCTGGAGGCGCTGCCGGTCGCACCGCTGGCCGCGGACATTCCGGTCGCGATCGCCGCGCTGTCCTACGCCGGCACGCTCACGGTCGCCGTCAACGCCAACGCCGGGGTCTCCGACATCGATGTGCTGGCCGAGGGGATCGAGTGTGCACTCGCCTGGAGCGCCGAGGTCACCGGACACCCGGAATTGACCAGCCCGTCCCGCCCGGCGAGGACCTTCGACCCTTTCCGCTCCCCGCGGCAGGGGGGATCATCGAGAGTCGGATGGACAGAACGGGGCCAGCAGTGA
- a CDS encoding FAD-dependent monooxygenase → MDTNTTSRQRALVVGLGISGTASALRLHRAGWDVVVLEKAPERRRGGYFIALFGTGIAAAERLGIAGAVPDRADPSGASYDIDRTGRRRRGLGYANLPGKNRLVVRGDIEDAAFSALPDEAEIRYATVPTALAQDFDGVDVEIRDLNTETTTIERFDLVVGADGLRSTVRRLAFEPEQNRTHRLGYMIAAFSLPEPVPGYRKQDGLILAEPGRSVWVFSFSDRPPTVLFSYRTDDVDAEFTRPAIDSLRAAYGPEPTGSTLGWLLDQFEKAPDHLFDSAEQVHLEHWHRGRVVLVGDAAWCLTLYSGMGASTGLAGADLLGTMLERHPDDVPAALRDWEEHLRPFIDYHLRSGVSMRSFFTPANQKELLLRSVVNHLSRLPIAQKLLAKTKTDSADARMKSLDIAAAAA, encoded by the coding sequence ATGGACACGAACACGACATCGCGACAGCGGGCCCTGGTCGTCGGGCTCGGAATCAGTGGGACCGCCTCCGCGCTGCGACTGCACCGCGCGGGCTGGGACGTGGTCGTCCTGGAGAAGGCCCCCGAACGCCGCCGCGGCGGATACTTCATCGCCCTGTTCGGGACCGGGATCGCCGCCGCCGAACGCCTCGGCATCGCGGGTGCGGTGCCGGACCGCGCCGACCCGAGCGGAGCCTCCTACGACATCGACCGCACCGGGCGGCGCCGTCGCGGCCTGGGCTACGCGAACCTGCCCGGCAAGAATCGCCTGGTGGTGCGCGGCGACATCGAGGACGCCGCCTTCTCCGCCCTGCCCGACGAGGCCGAGATCCGGTACGCGACCGTGCCGACCGCGCTGGCCCAGGACTTCGACGGAGTGGACGTCGAGATCCGCGACCTGAACACGGAGACCACGACCATCGAGCGGTTCGACCTGGTGGTCGGGGCCGACGGCCTGCGCTCGACCGTGCGCAGGCTCGCCTTCGAACCCGAGCAGAACCGGACCCACCGACTCGGCTACATGATCGCGGCATTCAGCTTGCCCGAACCGGTACCCGGCTACCGCAAGCAGGACGGCCTCATCCTGGCCGAACCCGGCCGCTCGGTGTGGGTCTTCTCCTTCAGCGACCGGCCACCGACCGTGCTGTTCTCCTACCGCACCGACGACGTCGACGCGGAGTTCACCCGTCCCGCCATCGACTCGCTGCGCGCCGCCTACGGCCCCGAGCCCACCGGCTCGACCCTCGGCTGGCTGCTCGACCAGTTCGAAAAGGCCCCGGACCACCTGTTCGACTCAGCCGAGCAGGTGCACCTCGAACACTGGCACCGCGGCCGGGTCGTGCTCGTCGGCGACGCCGCGTGGTGCTTGACGCTGTACTCCGGGATGGGCGCATCCACCGGGCTGGCCGGGGCCGACCTGCTGGGCACCATGCTGGAACGCCACCCGGACGACGTGCCGGCGGCGCTGCGGGACTGGGAGGAACACCTGCGCCCGTTCATCGATTACCACCTGCGCAGCGGGGTGAGCATGCGTTCCTTCTTCACCCCGGCCAACCAAAAGGAACTGCTGCTCCGATCCGTGGTGAACCACCTGTCCCGGCTACCGATCGCCCAGAAGCTGCTCGCCAAGACGAAGACCGACAGCGCCGACGCGCGAATGAAGTCGCTGGACATCGCCGCAGCAGCAGCGTGA
- a CDS encoding acyl carrier protein: MNSPVRMTDEQAEALVRDVLRSVAPGPALDTLTEHDDLRETLGLDSLDFLAVVTRVSERTGRRIEEDDYDRLADLAGWVSYLTDGQGG; encoded by the coding sequence ATGAACTCACCCGTCCGCATGACCGACGAGCAAGCCGAGGCCCTGGTGCGCGACGTGCTGCGCTCCGTCGCCCCGGGGCCCGCCCTCGACACGCTCACCGAGCACGACGACCTGCGCGAGACGCTCGGACTCGACTCGCTGGACTTCCTGGCCGTCGTCACCCGCGTCAGCGAGCGCACCGGGCGGCGCATCGAGGAGGACGACTACGACCGACTCGCCGACCTCGCCGGCTGGGTGTCCTACCTGACCGACGGCCAAGGAGGCTGA
- a CDS encoding GntR family transcriptional regulator, whose amino-acid sequence MLRGRWAPGDRLQPAVLAAEYGASTTVVREALTRLVGQKFVTLAPNHGFFVPRLCANDLRDITLMRCHLESLALKMSIERGDVTWESELIALPRPAVENRASSPRRT is encoded by the coding sequence ATCCTGCGCGGGCGGTGGGCGCCCGGGGACCGTCTGCAGCCGGCCGTGCTGGCCGCCGAGTACGGAGCGAGCACGACCGTCGTGCGGGAAGCGCTCACCCGGCTGGTCGGGCAGAAGTTCGTCACTCTCGCGCCGAACCACGGGTTCTTCGTCCCCCGCCTGTGCGCGAACGACCTGCGGGACATCACCCTGATGCGCTGTCACCTCGAGTCGCTCGCGCTCAAGATGTCGATCGAACGGGGCGACGTGACCTGGGAGTCCGAACTGATCGCCCTGCCACGACCGGCTGTCGAGAACCGCGCGTCGTCTCCCCGACGCACCTGA
- a CDS encoding ATP-binding protein — translation MLPPSEQDEGPAGIPRSLSGGAPDPVVAEDLQLELAADWAAPSIARDRFERWLRDLSWPSGQSGDLVLALSEAVSNGVEHGYQIPAGAGRQDLAAGTVQVCARVLVEADGRRRIALTVRDHGRWREPVAPARFRGHGLSIIRACVDQFSIDAGPAGTILTLLTRAAPSPPDPRAAGCW, via the coding sequence GTGTTGCCGCCATCTGAGCAGGACGAGGGGCCTGCTGGCATTCCTCGGTCGCTCTCAGGTGGCGCGCCGGACCCAGTCGTCGCCGAGGATCTTCAACTCGAGCTGGCGGCAGACTGGGCTGCCCCGTCGATCGCGCGTGACCGGTTCGAGCGGTGGTTGCGCGACCTGAGCTGGCCGAGCGGGCAGAGCGGGGATCTGGTGCTCGCGTTGAGCGAGGCGGTCAGCAACGGTGTCGAGCACGGCTACCAAATCCCGGCCGGCGCGGGTCGACAGGACCTCGCCGCGGGAACGGTGCAGGTTTGTGCCCGGGTGCTGGTGGAGGCGGACGGCCGGCGCCGGATCGCGCTCACCGTGCGGGATCACGGGCGCTGGCGCGAGCCGGTCGCACCGGCTCGTTTCAGAGGACACGGACTCAGCATCATCCGGGCCTGCGTGGACCAGTTCAGCATCGACGCCGGCCCGGCCGGCACCATTCTCACGCTTCTCACCCGAGCGGCCCCGTCCCCTCCTGATCCCCGGGCAGCGGGGTGCTGGTGA
- a CDS encoding universal stress protein, with protein sequence MDGSPLGEAALEFAYEQASVRGVPLIAVHTWWDLIADPKIEPLADWDAMEADAKVVLAERLAGWPEKYPDVRVHRMVTRERPAHALVAESRRAQLVVVGSRGRGSAASLMLGSVSHAVLHRSHCSVAIVR encoded by the coding sequence GTGGACGGATCCCCGCTCGGTGAAGCCGCGCTGGAGTTCGCCTACGAGCAAGCGAGCGTCCGCGGTGTCCCTCTGATCGCCGTGCACACGTGGTGGGACTTGATCGCCGATCCGAAGATCGAGCCGCTGGCGGACTGGGACGCGATGGAAGCCGACGCGAAGGTTGTTCTCGCCGAGCGGCTGGCCGGGTGGCCGGAGAAGTACCCCGACGTCCGCGTCCACCGCATGGTGACGCGCGAACGCCCAGCCCATGCGCTGGTGGCAGAGTCGCGCCGGGCGCAGTTGGTGGTCGTCGGATCGCGAGGTAGAGGTAGCGCGGCCAGCCTGATGCTCGGCTCGGTGAGCCACGCCGTGCTGCACCGTTCGCACTGCTCGGTGGCGATCGTCCGGTAG
- a CDS encoding FCD domain-containing protein, whose translation MSRTARRLPDAPEETSEEWAAAHGGFHGKLIEACGVPVMLDMCSALVDATELYRRWSAPRGRRVRP comes from the coding sequence CTGTCGAGAACCGCGCGTCGTCTCCCCGACGCACCTGAGGAGACCAGTGAGGAGTGGGCGGCGGCGCACGGCGGGTTCCACGGCAAGCTGATCGAGGCGTGCGGGGTGCCGGTCATGCTGGACATGTGCAGCGCTCTGGTCGACGCCACTGAGCTCTACCGTCGTTGGTCCGCGCCCCGGGGGCGGCGAGTCCGCCCGTGA
- a CDS encoding TetR/AcrR family transcriptional regulator → MLIWSFGDLAHTRCGARPALRVARRKRTSREHDDEIRISGPVLGTGKEATMAELAEHDSGTAARILAAARELVLKRGVKGLTIAEIAEKAHVGKGTAYLYWKTKDDLLLGLFARDFLAVVDDEIKTLIADPEAARPRRLFPRMARVALERPFVRALQAGDADLLGALARHSRAGELLDQLGPVGLVYTVLPVWRQHRLARTDWALEEQAYALQSLMAGFLETATRAAVLRGVTVDASDKVMAAAVTALLGPEHADPADIRAAAREGIGLLREKRQMVLATLATSEG, encoded by the coding sequence TTGCTCATCTGGTCATTCGGTGACCTCGCACACACTCGTTGCGGTGCCCGACCGGCTCTCCGAGTCGCCCGGAGGAAGCGGACATCGCGCGAGCATGATGACGAGATCCGCATCAGCGGGCCCGTACTCGGCACCGGAAAGGAGGCGACCATGGCTGAACTAGCTGAACACGACTCCGGCACCGCCGCCCGGATCCTCGCCGCCGCCCGCGAGCTGGTGCTCAAACGCGGGGTCAAGGGGCTGACCATCGCCGAGATCGCCGAGAAGGCGCACGTCGGCAAGGGCACCGCGTACCTGTACTGGAAGACCAAGGACGACCTGCTGCTCGGGCTGTTCGCCCGGGACTTCCTGGCCGTCGTGGACGACGAGATCAAGACGTTGATTGCGGATCCAGAGGCGGCCCGACCGCGCCGGCTGTTCCCGCGGATGGCGCGGGTCGCCCTCGAGCGCCCGTTCGTGCGCGCGCTGCAAGCCGGCGACGCCGACCTGCTCGGCGCCCTCGCTCGGCACTCGCGTGCCGGCGAACTGCTGGACCAGCTCGGGCCGGTCGGGCTGGTGTACACGGTGCTGCCGGTCTGGCGGCAGCACCGGCTCGCCCGGACCGACTGGGCCCTGGAGGAACAGGCCTACGCGCTCCAATCCCTCATGGCCGGCTTCCTTGAAACCGCGACCCGCGCAGCCGTGCTGCGGGGCGTCACCGTCGACGCGTCCGACAAAGTCATGGCCGCCGCGGTGACCGCGCTTCTCGGCCCCGAACACGCTGATCCGGCCGACATCCGCGCAGCGGCCCGAGAAGGCATCGGTTTGCTTCGGGAGAAGCGCCAGATGGTGCTCGCCACCCTCGCGACGAGCGAAGGGTAG
- a CDS encoding LapA family protein, which produces MNDKPQTTNGKSDMAGTRAAPRSRISGLWVGLILSAIVLAFLLIFVLQNGNPVQITFLAWTGTLPTGVALLFAAVAGVLLVAVPGSIRILQVRRTATDEPARAGRTSHLA; this is translated from the coding sequence ATGAACGATAAGCCGCAGACCACCAATGGGAAGAGTGACATGGCCGGCACGAGGGCTGCGCCACGAAGCCGGATCAGCGGACTGTGGGTGGGACTGATCCTCTCGGCAATTGTGCTGGCGTTCCTGTTGATCTTCGTCCTGCAGAACGGGAACCCGGTACAGATCACCTTCCTTGCCTGGACAGGAACGCTCCCCACGGGCGTGGCGCTGCTCTTCGCCGCAGTTGCGGGAGTGCTGCTGGTGGCCGTCCCTGGCAGCATCCGCATCCTTCAGGTACGTCGCACTGCGACAGATGAGCCTGCTCGCGCAGGTAGGACCTCGCATCTGGCCTGA
- a CDS encoding sulfite exporter TauE/SafE family protein has protein sequence MTGAGAAFAGAAVNRLLDPRLVLAGFALLMIAAGTRMLAGGDWVGGGCALPEGGVNWRGCLPKSIAGGLAVGFLTGLFGVGGGFLIIPAFVLLLGLPMGSAVATSLAVIVVNSAAGFAAHLGEVHLDPAVTLAFASTAVVGSVLAGRLAHRVPTVRLQRWFAYLIFAVAPFVLVQVAASGPG, from the coding sequence GTGACCGGGGCGGGTGCGGCGTTCGCCGGGGCGGCGGTCAACCGCCTGCTCGACCCCCGGTTGGTCCTCGCCGGATTCGCCCTGCTGATGATCGCCGCCGGTACCCGCATGCTCGCCGGGGGCGACTGGGTCGGCGGGGGCTGCGCCCTGCCCGAGGGCGGGGTGAACTGGCGCGGCTGCCTGCCCAAGTCCATCGCAGGCGGGCTCGCCGTCGGGTTCCTCACCGGCCTGTTCGGCGTCGGCGGCGGCTTTCTGATCATCCCGGCGTTCGTGCTGCTCCTCGGCCTCCCGATGGGCTCAGCGGTCGCCACCTCACTCGCGGTCATCGTGGTCAACTCCGCTGCCGGGTTCGCCGCCCACCTCGGCGAGGTCCACCTCGATCCCGCCGTCACCCTCGCCTTCGCCAGCACCGCCGTCGTCGGCTCCGTGCTCGCCGGGCGCCTCGCCCACCGGGTTCCGACCGTGCGGCTGCAGCGCTGGTTCGCGTACCTGATCTTCGCCGTCGCCCCGTTCGTCCTCGTCCAGGTCGCCGCCTCAGGACCCGGCTGA
- a CDS encoding pyridoxamine 5'-phosphate oxidase family protein, with translation MELDEAECLRLLATGMIGRVVFTDSALPAAQPVTYLLDGEEVLFRTGGGGKLAAATRGAVVAFQVDEIDPSTRTGWTVLGIGEAYEVLVPHRLAELASRGSSG, from the coding sequence GTGGAGCTCGACGAGGCCGAGTGCCTCCGCCTGCTCGCCACTGGGATGATCGGCCGTGTCGTCTTCACCGACTCCGCCCTCCCGGCGGCCCAGCCGGTGACCTACCTCCTCGACGGCGAGGAGGTCCTCTTCCGCACCGGAGGCGGGGGCAAGCTGGCCGCGGCCACTCGGGGCGCCGTCGTGGCCTTCCAGGTCGACGAGATCGACCCCAGCACGCGCACGGGGTGGACGGTGCTCGGCATCGGCGAGGCCTACGAGGTACTCGTTCCCCACCGCCTGGCCGAGCTGGCATCGCGGGGATCTTCGGGGTGA
- a CDS encoding DUF2267 domain-containing protein, with the protein MSVSSKVLALEHALHTANTWIRDVAEEFDTEDREFAYRVLRAWLHTLRDRLGVEVSAHFAAQLPDLVRGVFYAGWNPSEVPAMYDAEGYRARFARDAGISVHDVGKAAPATTTAVLRHLPPAQIDKVLNQLPEEIRALLRPVSKTVP; encoded by the coding sequence ATGTCCGTCAGCTCGAAGGTCTTAGCGCTCGAGCATGCGCTGCACACCGCGAACACCTGGATCCGCGACGTGGCAGAGGAGTTCGACACCGAAGATCGGGAGTTCGCCTACCGGGTGCTGCGCGCGTGGCTGCACACGCTGCGCGACCGCCTTGGCGTCGAGGTGAGCGCCCACTTCGCGGCTCAGCTCCCCGACCTGGTCAGAGGCGTCTTCTACGCCGGGTGGAATCCCAGCGAGGTGCCGGCGATGTACGACGCCGAGGGCTATCGCGCCCGTTTCGCGCGCGACGCGGGCATCTCCGTTCACGACGTCGGCAAGGCGGCACCTGCCACCACCACCGCGGTGCTGCGCCACCTCCCACCGGCCCAGATCGACAAGGTCCTCAACCAGCTCCCCGAGGAGATCCGCGCGCTGCTGAGGCCGGTCAGCAAGACCGTGCCGTGA
- a CDS encoding carboxylesterase/lipase family protein yields MTTAGAGQGGGSTGPIVKTRSGEVRGTVVDAVAVFKGIPFAAPPFGNHRLRPPQPVEPWSGVRDATAFGAAPPALPLPPEVAALIPDAGVVPGEDCLNLNIWTPKVGAVALPVMVWITGGFFEFGFGASYDGRRFARDGVVCVTFNYRAGAEGFLDLGDGLANVGLLDQVAALEWVRDNIATFGGDPGNVTVFGESAGAMSIATLLAMPRAQGLFRRAILQSGAANAVTPTAAAQRIARGLAARLGVPPTRDAIAAVPVERLLQAQEELKVDLEADRGRWGPEVAAGGLPWQPSVDGDVVPDRPIDRITAGAGAGIDLIVGTNVDEGRVSLVATGMADRIPVEAVTATAATFGLPADIAVAAYRAVHPDGGNGDLLAALQTDGFWRVPALRLADAHADAPAATYMYEFAWRSPAFGGLLGACHGLEIAFVFDTLDPSFRPMLGPALGDHPPQQLADAMHAAWVGFATSGDPGWPRYDLPRRATMRFDTTSEVVDDPRAAERELWDGVL; encoded by the coding sequence ATGACCACTGCTGGTGCCGGTCAGGGAGGGGGGTCCACAGGCCCGATCGTGAAGACCCGATCCGGTGAGGTCCGCGGAACAGTCGTGGACGCGGTCGCGGTGTTCAAGGGGATCCCGTTCGCCGCACCGCCGTTCGGCAACCACCGGCTCCGTCCACCGCAGCCGGTCGAGCCGTGGAGCGGGGTGCGGGACGCGACCGCGTTCGGCGCAGCGCCTCCGGCACTGCCGCTCCCGCCGGAGGTCGCAGCGCTCATCCCGGATGCCGGGGTGGTCCCCGGCGAGGACTGCCTGAACCTCAACATCTGGACGCCGAAGGTGGGTGCGGTCGCTCTTCCCGTCATGGTGTGGATCACCGGGGGCTTCTTCGAGTTCGGTTTCGGCGCCTCCTACGACGGCCGGCGGTTCGCCCGGGACGGGGTCGTCTGCGTGACGTTCAACTACCGCGCCGGGGCGGAGGGCTTCCTCGATCTCGGGGACGGCCTGGCAAACGTCGGCCTGCTCGACCAGGTCGCCGCGCTCGAGTGGGTCCGCGACAACATCGCCACCTTCGGTGGCGATCCCGGCAACGTCACGGTGTTCGGCGAGTCGGCGGGGGCGATGAGCATCGCGACGCTGCTGGCGATGCCCCGGGCGCAGGGCCTGTTCCGCCGCGCCATCCTCCAGAGCGGGGCGGCGAACGCGGTCACCCCGACCGCGGCCGCCCAGCGGATCGCCCGCGGTCTCGCTGCGCGGCTCGGCGTGCCCCCCACCCGTGACGCGATCGCCGCGGTGCCGGTCGAGCGGTTGCTGCAGGCCCAGGAGGAGCTGAAGGTCGACCTGGAAGCGGATCGAGGTCGCTGGGGCCCGGAGGTGGCGGCCGGCGGGTTGCCGTGGCAGCCCTCGGTGGACGGCGATGTCGTGCCGGACCGGCCGATCGACCGGATCACCGCCGGCGCTGGGGCCGGGATCGATCTGATCGTCGGGACCAACGTCGACGAGGGTCGGGTGTCCTTGGTCGCCACGGGCATGGCGGATCGAATTCCGGTCGAGGCCGTCACCGCGACCGCCGCGACGTTCGGGCTGCCGGCCGACATCGCTGTCGCCGCGTACCGCGCCGTTCACCCCGACGGCGGCAACGGCGACCTGCTCGCCGCCCTCCAGACCGACGGCTTCTGGCGCGTCCCGGCCCTGCGGCTGGCCGACGCGCACGCGGACGCACCGGCCGCCACCTACATGTACGAGTTCGCCTGGCGCTCACCGGCGTTCGGCGGGCTGCTGGGCGCCTGCCACGGATTGGAGATCGCGTTCGTCTTCGACACCCTCGACCCGTCGTTCCGGCCGATGCTAGGGCCCGCTCTCGGCGACCATCCGCCCCAGCAGCTCGCCGACGCCATGCACGCGGCTTGGGTCGGGTTCGCGACGAGCGGGGACCCCGGCTGGCCGCGCTACGACCTCCCCCGCCGGGCGACGATGCGGTTCGACACCACCAGCGAAGTGGTCGACGACCCCCGAGCCGCTGAACGTGAACTGTGGGACGGGGTGCTCTGA
- a CDS encoding universal stress protein gives MSTPQGQRRIVVGIDGSPEALAAVRWAAAEAVRRGASLRLVTSIEWLDRPAIGPPIPGHSVADSLFELAGKGLDEAADAAKKIAPEVGVDREAVVGYPVAVLAGESRHAGLLVVGASGHGRITSLVAGSVAVGVATHASCPVVVVRGEDHGRTAPVVVSVDPSHIGEAAIAFAFEAVSAHGVPLIAVHTWGFPPGDGRTAPMWGELIDDAERELAESLAGWTEKYPDVPVRRIVSHSTAARRLIDLSEEAQLVVVGSRGHGELVGLVLGSVSNAVVHRAACPVAVVRPART, from the coding sequence ATGAGCACACCGCAGGGTCAGCGGCGGATCGTCGTCGGCATCGACGGCTCACCGGAAGCGCTGGCCGCCGTTCGCTGGGCGGCCGCCGAAGCGGTGCGGCGCGGCGCGAGTTTGCGCCTGGTCACCTCCATCGAGTGGCTCGACCGCCCCGCCATCGGCCCGCCCATCCCGGGGCACAGCGTCGCCGACAGCCTGTTCGAACTGGCCGGGAAGGGCCTCGACGAAGCAGCGGACGCGGCGAAGAAGATCGCTCCCGAAGTGGGGGTCGACCGCGAGGCCGTCGTCGGCTACCCCGTCGCGGTGCTCGCCGGCGAGTCGCGACACGCCGGCCTGCTGGTGGTCGGCGCGAGTGGGCACGGTCGGATCACCTCGCTCGTGGCGGGATCGGTCGCGGTCGGCGTGGCGACGCACGCGTCGTGCCCCGTGGTCGTGGTCAGGGGCGAGGACCATGGCCGCACGGCCCCGGTCGTCGTCAGTGTCGATCCCTCTCACATCGGCGAGGCGGCGATTGCGTTCGCGTTCGAGGCCGTATCTGCGCACGGCGTACCGCTGATCGCAGTGCACACCTGGGGCTTCCCTCCCGGCGACGGGCGGACCGCGCCGATGTGGGGTGAGCTCATCGACGACGCGGAGCGAGAGCTCGCGGAAAGCCTTGCCGGGTGGACCGAGAAGTACCCCGACGTCCCCGTCCGGCGCATCGTGAGCCACAGCACCGCCGCTCGTCGGCTGATCGACCTGTCGGAGGAGGCGCAGCTCGTCGTCGTCGGGTCGCGGGGACACGGCGAGCTGGTCGGACTGGTCCTCGGCTCGGTCAGCAACGCCGTGGTGCACCGCGCCGCATGCCCGGTCGCCGTGGTGCGGCCAGCGCGAACATGA
- a CDS encoding 2-oxo acid dehydrogenase subunit E2, which translates to MLAARAVPELNGHWLDGHFVPSHAVHLGVAVSLREGGLAVPVVHDAGALGPEELMARTRASAERARAGRMRSSEASGATITVTNLGELGVDRVDGVIHPPQVALVGFGTVRRRPWADGDTVTVRPVVTVTLAADHRASDGAVGARLLREIDRRLHAPEEL; encoded by the coding sequence GTGCTGGCCGCTCGCGCCGTCCCGGAGCTCAACGGGCACTGGCTCGACGGGCACTTCGTCCCCTCCCACGCCGTGCACCTCGGGGTGGCGGTGTCGCTGCGCGAGGGCGGCCTCGCCGTCCCGGTCGTCCACGACGCCGGCGCGCTCGGGCCCGAAGAGCTGATGGCCCGCACGCGCGCGTCGGCCGAGCGCGCACGGGCCGGACGGATGCGCTCGTCCGAGGCCTCGGGCGCCACGATCACCGTGACCAACCTCGGCGAGCTGGGCGTCGACCGCGTGGACGGGGTGATCCACCCGCCGCAGGTCGCGCTCGTCGGCTTCGGCACGGTTCGGCGGCGTCCCTGGGCCGACGGCGACACCGTGACCGTCCGGCCCGTCGTCACCGTCACGCTCGCCGCCGACCACCGCGCCTCCGACGGCGCCGTCGGCGCTCGCCTGCTGCGCGAGATCGACCGCCGCCTGCACGCACCCGAGGAGCTGTAG
- a CDS encoding STAS domain-containing protein, whose product MKPAGDELRPDGGEATAGYGGHEQLLDIWRADRPDAVVVAVSGAVDGLTAPRLRSALAVALNRLDGRSVIVDLTNVRFFGSPGLRALAESAEQAAAKPGFLPLRIVVDRNRPVLRPIELVGYDAILALYHDVEDAVKDKPLT is encoded by the coding sequence ATGAAGCCTGCTGGTGATGAGCTTCGACCCGACGGCGGCGAGGCGACGGCCGGGTATGGCGGGCACGAACAGCTGCTTGACATCTGGCGGGCTGACCGGCCCGATGCGGTCGTGGTGGCTGTCAGCGGTGCAGTCGATGGTCTGACCGCGCCCCGATTGCGGTCTGCGCTCGCCGTCGCACTGAACCGCCTGGACGGTCGCTCGGTCATCGTCGATCTCACGAACGTGCGGTTCTTCGGTTCGCCGGGTCTGCGCGCGCTGGCGGAGAGCGCTGAGCAGGCAGCCGCGAAGCCGGGGTTCCTCCCGCTACGCATCGTGGTCGACCGGAACCGGCCGGTTTTGCGGCCGATCGAACTGGTCGGCTATGACGCGATCCTCGCCCTGTACCACGACGTCGAGGATGCAGTGAAGGATAAGCCGCTCACGTAG